The following are encoded together in the Glycine max cultivar Williams 82 chromosome 8, Glycine_max_v4.0, whole genome shotgun sequence genome:
- the LOC100783226 gene encoding inactive protein kinase SELMODRAFT_444075 produces the protein MSQEQQKRGKQEKGSDGVEKVIVAVKASKEIPKTALVWSLSHVVQPGDCITLLVVVPSQSSGRRLWGFPRFAGDCASGIKKYPPGTISEQKSDITDSCSQMILQLHNVYDPNKINVRIKIVSGSPCGAVAAEAKKAQANWVVLDKQLKHEEKRCMEELQCNIVVMKRSQPKVLRLNLIGPQKKEVEEAGPSPSEQDDMPENRTKIKLDSLNSIKGPAVTPTSSPELGTPFTATEAGTSSVSSSDPGTSPFFISEMNGEFKKEETIKESQELVDTNSDTESESLSTSSASMRYQPWITELLLHQPSTQCNEERSEMSHGMPQASTTRAFLEKYSRLDRGAGFEISTYRNDMDFSGNLREAIALSGNAPPGPPPLCSICQHKAPVFGKPPRWFSYAELELATGGFSQANFLAEGGFGSVHRGVLPEGQVIAVKQHKLASSQGDLEFCSEVEVLSCAQHRNVVMLIGFCIEDKRRLLVYEYICNGSLDSHLYGRQRDPLEWSARQKIAVGAARGLRYLHEECRVGCIIHRDMRPNNILITHDFEPLVGDFGLARWQPDGDTGVETRVIGTFGYLAPEYAQSGQITEKADVYSFGVVLVELVTGRKAVDLTRPKGQQCLTEWARPLLEEDAIEELIDPRLGNHYSEHEVYCMLHAASLCIQRDPQCRPRMSQVLRILEGDMVMDSNYISTPGYDAGNRSGRLWSEPLQRQHHYSGPLLEESLESFSGKLSLDKYKPSYWGDRDKARRASCVDDI, from the exons ATGAGTCAAGAGCAACAGAAGCGGGGGAAGCAAGAGAAAGGTTCTGATGGTGTTGAGAAGGTTATTGTTGCCGTTAAGGCATCAAAGGAAATTCCAAAGACTGCTCTTGTTTGGTCTCTCAGTCATGTTGTTCAACCTGGGGATTGCATTACACTACTAGTGGTTGTGCCTTCACAAAGTTCAG GCAGAAGATTATGGGGTTTTCCGAGATTTGCTGGTGATTGTGCCAGTGGTATTAAGAAGTACCCTCCAGGAACAATATCAGAGCAGAAGAGTGACATCACTGATTCTTGCTCTCAGATGATCCTACAGCTTCATAATGTCTATGATCCAAACAAG ATAAATGTCAGGATTAAAATTGTATCCGGATCACCTTGTGGAGCAGTGGCTGCCGAAGCCAAGAAAGCACAAGCCAATTGGGTTGTATTAGACAA ACAGCTTAAACATGAGGAAAAGCGATGCATGGAAGAACTGCAGTGTAACATTGTAGTTATGAAGCGTTCTCAGCCTAAAGTACTGCGCTTGAATTTGATTGGACCACAGAAGAAGGAAGTTGAAGAAGCAGGTCCATCACCTTCTGAGCAAGATGACATGCCTGAAAACCGAACCAAAATAAAGCTGGATTCCTTAAATTCTATCAAAGGACCAGCTGTAACTCCAACTAGCAGCCCTGAGCTAGGGACACCATTCACTGCAACTGAAGCTGGTACTTCATCAGTTTCAAGCTCTGATCCAGGAACTTCACCATTCTTCATATCAGAGATGAATGGTGAGTTCAAAAAAGAGGAAACTATCAAGGAAAGTCAAGAACTTGTTGATACTAATTCAGACACAGAAAGTGAAAGTCTATCCACATCTTCAGCAAGCATGAGATACCAGCCATGGATAACAGAATTGCTTTTACATCAACCATCAACACAATGCAATGAAGAGAGATCAGAGATGTCTCACGGTATGCCTCAAGCATCAACAACCAGAGCTTTCCTAGAAAAGTATTCTAGGCTTGATAGAGGAGCTGGATTTGAAATCTCAACCTATAGAAATGACATGGATTTCAGTGGGAATTTAAGAGAAGCAATAGCATTATCTGGAAACGCCCCACCTGGTCCCCCTCCATTATGTTCAATATGTCAACACAAGGCACCTGTTTTTGGAAAACCTCCAAGGTGGTTCAGCTATGCTGAGTTGGAACTTGCTACTGGCGGATTTTCACAGGCCAACTTCTTGGCAGAAGGAGGGTTTGGATCTGTTCACCGAGGGGTTCTACCAGAAGGACAAGTCATTGCTGTCAAGCAACATAAATTGGCTAGTTCTCAAGGTGATCTTGAATTTTGCTCAGAGGTGGAAGTCTTGAGCTGTGCTCAGCACCGCAATGTTGTTATGCTCATTGGGTTCTGTATAGAGGATAAAAGAAGGCTACTGGTTTATGAGTATATATGCAATGGATCATTGGATTCACATTTATATG GGCGACAACGGGATCCATTAGAATGGTCTGCACGGCAAAAAATTGCTGTTGGAGCTGCTCGTGGTTTACGATATCTTCATGAAGAGTGCAGAGTAGGTTGTATTATCCACCGTGACATGAGGCCTAACAATATTCTCATAACTCATGATTTTGAACCTCTG GTTGGCGATTTTGGTCTGGCGAGGTGGCAGCCTGATGGGGACACAGGTGTCGAAACTAGAGTGATTGGAACATTTGG GTATTTGGCTCCTGAATATGCTCAAAGTGGCCAAATCACTGAAAAAGCTGATGTTTATTCCTTTGGGGTGGTATTAGTGGAGCTTGTTACTGGGAGAAAAGCTGTGGATCTCACTAGGCCAAAGGGGCAGCAATGCCTTACTGAGTGG GCACGACCACTTTTGGAAGAAGATGCCATTGAGGAACTGATTGATCCAAGGCTTGGTAACCACTATTCAGAACACGAGGTCTATTGTATGCTGCATGCTGCATCATTATGCATACAGCGAGATCCTCAATGTAGACCACGCATGTCACag GTTCTCCGAATACTAGAAGGTGACATGGTGATGGACTCAAATTACATCTCAACTCCAGGTTATGATGCAGGAAACCGGAGTGGTAGACTTTGGTCAGAGCCGTTACAAAGGCAGCACCATTATAGTGGTCCCCTTTTAGAAGAGTCTCTGGAGTCCTTCAGTGGAAAGCTATCCCTTGACAAGTACAAGCCTTCCTATTGGGGAGATAGGGACAAGGCTAGAAGGGCTTCATGTGTAGATGACATCTGA
- the LOC100784291 gene encoding DNA replication complex GINS protein SLD5 gives MASSSAAEGVSMDDDYETLIATTDVELLKRAWRNEKAAPEILRYESKLVSRVNKVIQLMEEIVEEKSSGGTDPLSVSLYQMDLDRTLFLLRSYLRIRIQKIEKYVFHIQKTEELRNRLSKYEKDFAKMCENDLEQHLDESVLSKLPKDYKSVLRQSSMSEEDDMVPEPQLDTFVLCRSKEYLTGIQLEDGPVDDRSKLFEMEPGVLHFICYKSIKALVESGKIDLL, from the exons ATGGCTTCGAGCTCTGCGGCGGAAGGAGTATCAATGGACGATGATTACGAAACCTTGATTGCAACCACCGACGTGGAGCTTCTGAAGAGAGCGTGGCGCAACGAGAAGGCGGCCCCAGAGATTCTCCGCTACGAATCTAAATTGGTTTCCCGCGTCAACAAAGTCATTCAACTCATG GAAGAAATTGTGGAGGAAAAATCCAGTGGCGGTACTGATCCTCTTTCGGTGTCTCTATATCAGATGGACTTGGATAGAACTCTCTTTTTGTTAAGATCCTATCTCAGGATTCGCATCCAGAAG aTTGAAAAGTACGTGTTCCACATCCAAAAAACTGAAGAACTTAGGAACAGGCTATCTAAATACGAGAAAGATTTTGCCAAAAT GTGTGAAAATGACCTAGAGCAACATCTGGATGAGAGTGTTCTGTCGAAGTTGCCTAAAGATTATAAGTCTGTTCTGAGGCAATCTTCAATGAGTGAAGAGGATGACATGG TCCCAGAACCACAACTAGACAcatttgttttgtgtagaaGTAAAGAGTATCTCACGGGCATTCAACTCGAAGATGGACCTGTTGATGACAG GTCGAAGCTGTTTGAGATGGAGCCAGGTGTCCTCCACTTCATATGTTACAAATCAATAAAGGCACTTGTAGAGAGTGGCAAAATTGATCTCCTCTGA